The window TGCTACATATCCACGGTTGGGCTGCTTCCGGCCCCCCTTATTTACCCCCCCCCGCCCGCCCCCCAGCTTTTTCAATTAAATGTGCACGTTTCGGCGGCGTGTCGCGTGCACTTTTCGTGTACTCGACGGGGGCTGGTCAGGCGCGGGCGGCCTCGGCGACGGAGCGGGCGGCGGCGAGGCCGGCGGACAGGTCGGCCTTCAGGTCGTCGACGTTCTCGAGGCCCACGGAGAGGCGCACGAGACCGGGGGTGACACCCGCGGTGAGCTGCTGCTCCGGGGTCAGCTGCGAGTGCGTGGTCGACGCCGGGTGGATGACGAGGCTGCGGACATCGCCGATGTTGGCCAGGTGGCTGAACAGTGACAGGTTGTCGACGAGCGCTGCGCCCGCATCCACCCCGCCCTTGAGCTCGAAGGACAGCACCGCACCGACGCCCTTGGGGGCGTACTTGTTGGCGGCCGCGTACCAGGGGCTCGTCGGCAGGCCCGAGTAGTTCACCGAGGCGACGTCCGGGTGCGACTCGAGGAACTCCGCGATCTCCTGCGCGTTCTGCGTGTGGCGCTCGACGCGGAGCGAGAGGGTCTCGATGCCCTGGATGAGCTGCCATGCGCTCGCCGGGGCGATCGCCGCGCCGAGGTCGCGGAGCAGCTGCACGCGCGCCTTGATGATGTAGGCGAGCGCGTCGCCGACCGCGGCCGTGTAGCTCGCGCCGTGGTACGACGGGTCGGGCTCGGTCAGGCCCGGGAACTTCTCGACGTTCTTGGACCACTCGAACTTGCCGCCGTCGACGATCACGCCGCCGATGACGGTGCCGTGGCCGCCGAGGAACTTGGTGGCCGAGTGCACGACGATGTCCGCGCCGGACTCGAACGGGCGGATCAGGTACGGGGTCGCGATCGTGTTGTCGACGATCAGCGGAACGCCGGCCTCGTGCGCGACGCCCGCGACGAGCTCGATGTCGAGGATGTTGATCTTCGGGTTGCCGATGGTCTCCGCGAAGAACAGCTTCGTGTTCGGGCGGACCGCGCGGCGCCACTCCTCGGCGTCGTCCTGGTTCTCGACGAACGTGGTCTCGATGCCGAGCTTCGCGAGCGTGTACTTGAAGAGGTTGTAGGTGCCGCCGTAGATCGAGCTGGAGGAGACGATGTGGTCGCCCGCCTGCGCGATGTTCAGCACGGCGAACGTCTCGGCCGCCTGGCCGGAAGCGACGAGCAGGGCGCCGGTGCCGCCCTCGAGCGCGGCGACGCGCTCCTCGACGACGGCCTGGGTCGGGTTCTGGATGCGCGTGTAGATGTTGCCGAACTCGGCCAGCGCGAACAGGTTCTTGGCGTGCTCCGCGTTGTTGAACACGTAGGAGGTGGTCTGGTAGATCGGCGTGGCGCGCGCGTTGGTCACGGGGTCGGGCGCGGCTCCGGCGTGGATCTGCTTGGTTTCGAACTGCCAGTCGGCGGCGTCGGTCATGGCGTCTCTCCTTCGGGTCTGGGGGCGCATGGAGCGCAGGGTCTGCGAGCGGTCGGCCACCGCCGTTGTCAGCAGGCTAGACGCGCCGGGGGAGGCGGGCAACGTATCCGAAACACGCCGTAACCCGTAACAATGAGGGCATGAGCAGACGTGTGGTCGTGACGGGAGCGAGTTCGGGTATCGGTGCGGCGACGGTCCGCGCCTTCCGCGCCGAGGGCTGGGACGTGGTCGCCGTGGCCCGCCGCGAGGACCGGCTGCGCGCGCTCGCCGAGGAGACCGGCGCGGCCTACGTCGTCGCCGACCTGACGAAGCAGGACGACGTGGATGCACTGCGCGACCACCTGGCGTCGACCGGCCCGCTGCACGCCCTGGTCAACAACGCGGGCGGCGCGCACGGCCTCGACTCGGTCGAGGCGTCGAGCGTCGACGACTGGGTGTGGATGTACGAGATCAACGTCATCGGCACCAAGCGGGTGATCTCCGCCTTGCTCCCGCTGCTGCGGCAGGGAGCGGCGGAGTCCGGCCACGCCGACATCGCGGTGGTCACCTCCATCGCGGGGCTCACCGCCTACGTGGGCGGCGGCGGGTACAACGCCGCGAAGTTCGCCGAGCACGCGCTCACCGAGGTGCTGCGGCTGGAGCTGAACGGCGAGCCCATCCGCGTGGTCGAGGTGGCGCCCGGGATGGTGGCGACGGAGGAGTTCTCGCTGGTGCGGTTCGGCGGCGACAAGGCGCGCCGCGACGCTGTGTACGAGGATGTGCCGGAGCCGCTGTCGGCCGAGGATGTGGCGGAGACCATCGTGCACGCGCTCACGCTGCCCCGGCACGTGGACCTTGACCTGATCGTGGTGAAGCCGGTCGCCCAGGCGGCGCCGTATCGGCTGCACAAGGGCGAGCTCACGGTCCGCGGCTAGGGGGATGCGATGAGGATCCCCGACGACGCGAAGCGCGAGCGCTGGGAGCGGGCGACCGCCTGGCCGGCGCTGGTGGCGTCGGCCGCGTTCCTCGTCGCGTACTCGTGGAGCGTCCTCGACGAGCACCCGCCGCAGGCGCTGCGCATCGGCCTCCTGGTGGTGCTGCTGGCGGTGTGGGCCTTCTTCGTGCTCGACTACGCGGTGCGTCTGGTGCTCGCCGAGCACAAGGGCGACTTCGTCCGCCATTCGCTGATCGACCTGTTGAGCGTCTTCCTCCCGCTGGCGCGGCCGTTCCGGCTCCTGACCGGGCTGCGGCACGTCCGGGCGCTGCGGGGCAACACCGCCTCGCACCTGCGCCGCCGCGTGGTGATCATCGCCGGCACCGCGGTGATCATGTTCATCTACGTCATCGCGCTCGCCGAGTTCCGGGTCGAGCGGTACGCCCCGGGCTCCAACATCAAGAGCTTCGGCGACTCGGTCTGGTGGGCGTGCGTGACCATGGCGACCGTCGGCTACGGCGACTACTACCCGGTGACGATCCCCGGCCGCATCCTCGCCGTGATCCTCATGATCGGCGGCATCGCCATCGTCGGAACCTCGAGCGCGACCATCGTGAGCTACCTGAACGACCGGACGCAGCACCTGCGGCACCACGAGCAGCACGACCGGGACATGCGCGACGCCCGCGAGGTGCGTGAGGCGCGCGAGGGCCAGCGGGTGCACGAGGCTCCCGACGAGCGGACCGCGGACCGCGGCGAGGAGACCGGCGCCGCCGGCTGATCCGTCCCGCGGTCAGCTCTCCGCCACGGCGACGCACTTGCGCAGCAGCGTGAGCGCCTCCCGGCCGTCGGCGGCGGTGAACTCCTGCCGCTCGCCCGCGCGGTCGCGGACCACCCGCTCCAGCAGCTCGGCGTGCTCGGGCCAGCGCTCGGCGGCGAAGGCGGCCGCGGCCGTCTTCGACAGCACGTCGCCGGTCTCGATGGTCGCCACGAGCCGGATCGGGCCGAGGGCCACCCAGCGCACGGTCTCGGCGCGTATGGGCCCGTCGTCCGGACGGTCGGCGAGCTCGCGTTCGGCGCTGTCGCCGATGCGCTGCCAGTAGTCGAGCAGGTTGTCGCGCGAGAACGCGACGACGCCCTCCGCCGCCCGCGGGTGGCGGTCCGCGGTGGGCGACCAGATCACGTCCCCGCCGTCGACGACCCCCTGCACGCCGGACTCCAGCTCCCGCCAGGTGATCCAGCTCAGCTGGGCGCCCGGCAGCTCCGACACCAGGACGCCCTCCACGACCTGCGGCGCGGTCGTGACCACGTCCGGGCCGCGGGAGAGCTCGGACTCGGTCAGGTACACGCCGTCGATGTGCGGCTCGGAGGCGGCGTGCAGCTCGGCGAGGGCCGGCAGGTCGTCGACCGGGTCGCGGGTGACGACGAACACCACGTCGATGTCGCTCACGCCGGCATGCCAGTCCCCGGCGACGGCGGAGCCGGTGACGATCGCGCGGCTGACCAGCCCGGGCGCCACCCGGCGCTGCTCCAGGAGGAACCGGGTGAGGGCCTCGGCGACGGCGGGTGGGAGCTGGTCGGACATGGCTACTCCAAGGAGGGTTCGGCGTCGGCGAAGGCGAGGCGCGGGACGAAGAAGAGGAGGACGGCGGCGACGAGCGCGCCCAGGCCGCAGATGGTCCAGACGAGCATGTAACCGAACAGGCTCGCGGCGGTGGCGGTCACCGTCGCGGCGCCCGTCAGCAGCACCACGCCGAACACCGCGGAGGCGAACGATCCGCCGATGGTCTTCGTAGTGTTCGTCAGCGCCGTGGCGACGCCGGTCTGCCCGCGCGGGGCGGCGGCGGCCGCGGCGGCGGGGAGCGCGCCGACGAGGGCGCCCGAGCCGAGGCCCGCGATCGCCATGTTGACGAACACCTCCCCGGTCTGCTGGTGGAACGGCAGGAACAGGAGGTACCCGATCGCGACGAGGAAGGAGGCGCCGATCAGCGTCACGCGCGGCGTCAGCCACGACGACACCAGCGGGAACAGCAGCGCGCCGACGATCATCGAGATGAGGTAGGCGCCGATCAGGATGCTGCGCTGGCCGGCCGAGAGGCCGAGACCGTAGCCGTTTGCCGGGTCGGTGCCCGCGTACGTGCTGAGCGGCGCCTGCGCGCCGAGCAGGCTGATCCCGATGAGGCCCGCGGTCAGCTGGACCGGCCACATCGCGGGCTGGCGCAGCACCCGCAGGTCGATCGCGGGATCGCCCTGCCGCAGCTCCCACCGGCCGAACGGGATGAACGTCAGCACCCCGAGCAGGATGAGCGCCCAGACCCACCAGGTTCCGACGCCGTTGAGGCGCAGGAACGTGAGGCCCGAGGTGATGAGCAGCAGCCCGAGGGCGAGGAGGGTGAAGCCCACGCCGTCGAGCGTCCGCCCCTCCACCGGCTCCGATTCGGGGACGCCGAACAGGATGGCGAAGAAGACGAGCGTCACGGCGACCGCCGGCACCATCAGCGTGAGGGCGACGTTGCCGCCGAGCGCCTCGAACAGCAGGCCGGCGCCGACCGCTCCGAGGATCGCCCCGGCCTCCAGCGCGACGACGAGCAGCCCTGCTGCGCGCCGGGTGCGGGACGCCGCCGTCCCGCTGCGCCGTCCGCGGTCGAAGATCAGCGCCACCTCCAGCGGCAGCCACACCACGTAGAACCCCTGCAGCGCGAAGGCGAGCAGGTAGCTCACGAAGTCGCCCGAGAACGCCAGCGCCCAGGTGGCCAGCGCGGTGAGGGCGGTGGCCACCAGCAGGATGCGCTTGTGCCCGAACATGTCGCCGAGCTTGGCGAGCACGGGGACGACCAGCGCGGAGACCAGGAGCTGGGCCGCTTCGAACCAGTTGTAGTCGGCGTCGTGGATGCCGAGGTGGCGGACGATGTCGGAGATCAGCGGCACGTAGTACCCCTGCAGGATGCCGCTCGTCAGCTCGACCAGAGCCAGCCATCCGATGAGGGCTGCCGTGGTGCCGATCGCGACGGTCGCCCGGCCCTGGGTCGACGTCTTCTCCGAGGTCATGCGCGGATGCTAACACCCGCGCGGCCCCGGTACGGTAGAGCAATGGCCAGCGAACTCGACGATTCCGGAGCAGACGTCCTCGAAGAGACGGAACGGGAGGTCCTCGGCTGGCTGGAGTTCGGCGAGGCGGCCCGTCACCTGGCCGGCGAGGTGGTCGAGTCCGGGTACGAGCCGGACATGGTGGTCGCCATCGCCCGCGGCGGCCTGCTGCTCGCCGGAGCGATCTCCTACGCGCTCGGCATCAAGGCCTGCGGAGCGCTCAACGTCGAGTTCTACACCGGAGTGGACACGCGCCTCCCGGAGCCGGTCGTCCTCCCGCCGATGCTCGACGCCGCCGCCCTGGAGTCGAAGCGGGTGCTGCTCGTGGACGACGTATCCGACTCGGGACGCACGCTGGCCATGGTCGTCGACCTGATGGCCGCCTCGGGCGCCGAAGTGCGCACCGTCTGCCTCTACTCGAAGCCTCGCACCGTGCTGGAGCCCGACTTCGTCTGGCGCCGCACCGACCGCTGGATCACCTTCCCGTGGTCGGCCCTCCCGCCGGTGACCGCCGCGACCCACTGACCCGGCCGTGGCGAAGACGCTGACCGAGCTCGCCGCCGACGGCTCGATCGATCCCGGCTGGGCCCGGGCGCTGGAACCGGTGGCCGACCGCATCGCCGACATGGGCGACTTCCTGCGCGGAGAGGTGAACGCCGGGCGGCACTATCTGCCGGCGGGCGACGCCGTGCTGCGGGCGTTCCGCGCGCCGCTGGCGGACGTCCGGGTGCTGATCGTCGGCCAGGACCCGTATCCGACCCCCGGGCATCCCATCGGGCTGTCGTTCGCGGTTGAGCGCCACGTGCGCCCACTCCCGAAGAGCCTGCAGAACATCTACCGCGAGCTGCGCGACGACCTCGGCGTGACGCCACCGCCGCACGGCGACCTCAGCGCGTGGGCCGACAACGGGGTGATGCTGCTCAACCGCGTGCTCACCGTGCGCCCCGGCGAGCCGGCCTCGCACCGGGGGAAGGGCTGGGAGCCGGTGACCGAGCACGCCATCCGCTCGCTCGTCGCGCGCGGCCGGCCCTTCGTGTCCATCCTCTGGGGACGGGACGCCGCCACCCTGAAGCCGCTGCTCGACGGCAACCCGGTGATCGAGTCGCCGCACCCGAGCCCGCTCTCCGCGTCGCGCGGGTTCTTCGGCTCCCGGCCGTTCTCGCGCGCGAACGCCCTGTTGGAGCAGGTCGGCGAGAAGCCCGTGGACTGGACGCTGCAGCCGTGACGCTGCAATCGTGAGGGCGCATTCGTAACGTCGTGGCAACACGGGCGACGTACCCTTGATGCTGTGCTGGAAGAGGAATACCAAGAGCGACGCGTGCTCCCGCGCCACCTCCGCAAGACGGAGCCGCCGGAGGCCCCCTTCGAGTACTCGATCCGCGAGGCGCGGCCGGAGGACCTGCCGTACGTGCGCGAGATCTACAACCACTACGTCGCCAACAGCACCGTGACCTTCGACGAGGATGCGATGACGCTGCGCGAGTGGAAGAGCAAGTTCGCGTACCTCACGAAGCTCGGGATGCCGTTCATCGTCGCCGAGTCGCCGAGCGGGCAGATCCTCGGCTACGCGCTCGTCCAGCCGTGGAAGCAGAAGCGGGCCTACCGGTTCACGGTGGAGAACTCGATCTACCTCGGGGCGGCGTCCACCGGCAAGGGCCTCGGGCCGGTGCTGATGCAGGAGCTGATCGACCGGTCGAAGGCCGCGGGGCTCAAGGAGATCATCGCGGTCATCGCCGACAAGGGGGCCGAGGCGTCCATCCGGATGCACGAGAACTTCGGCTTCACCGAGATCGGCCGCATGGGTCGCGTCGGCTACAAGTTCGACCGCTGGCTGGGCACCGTGCTGATGCAGAAGTCCCTCAAATAACGCTTCGGCAACGGCGGCACGACGCGGGTTCGCGATGCGTTAGCGTCCTCCTGAGCGTCCGATTCGTGACGCATACCGAGGGGGGA is drawn from Leifsonia shinshuensis and contains these coding sequences:
- a CDS encoding bifunctional o-acetylhomoserine/o-acetylserine sulfhydrylase, whose translation is MTDAADWQFETKQIHAGAAPDPVTNARATPIYQTTSYVFNNAEHAKNLFALAEFGNIYTRIQNPTQAVVEERVAALEGGTGALLVASGQAAETFAVLNIAQAGDHIVSSSSIYGGTYNLFKYTLAKLGIETTFVENQDDAEEWRRAVRPNTKLFFAETIGNPKINILDIELVAGVAHEAGVPLIVDNTIATPYLIRPFESGADIVVHSATKFLGGHGTVIGGVIVDGGKFEWSKNVEKFPGLTEPDPSYHGASYTAAVGDALAYIIKARVQLLRDLGAAIAPASAWQLIQGIETLSLRVERHTQNAQEIAEFLESHPDVASVNYSGLPTSPWYAAANKYAPKGVGAVLSFELKGGVDAGAALVDNLSLFSHLANIGDVRSLVIHPASTTHSQLTPEQQLTAGVTPGLVRLSVGLENVDDLKADLSAGLAAARSVAEAARA
- a CDS encoding MFS transporter, whose product is MTSEKTSTQGRATVAIGTTAALIGWLALVELTSGILQGYYVPLISDIVRHLGIHDADYNWFEAAQLLVSALVVPVLAKLGDMFGHKRILLVATALTALATWALAFSGDFVSYLLAFALQGFYVVWLPLEVALIFDRGRRSGTAASRTRRAAGLLVVALEAGAILGAVGAGLLFEALGGNVALTLMVPAVAVTLVFFAILFGVPESEPVEGRTLDGVGFTLLALGLLLITSGLTFLRLNGVGTWWVWALILLGVLTFIPFGRWELRQGDPAIDLRVLRQPAMWPVQLTAGLIGISLLGAQAPLSTYAGTDPANGYGLGLSAGQRSILIGAYLISMIVGALLFPLVSSWLTPRVTLIGASFLVAIGYLLFLPFHQQTGEVFVNMAIAGLGSGALVGALPAAAAAAAPRGQTGVATALTNTTKTIGGSFASAVFGVVLLTGAATVTATAASLFGYMLVWTICGLGALVAAVLLFFVPRLAFADAEPSLE
- a CDS encoding N-acetyltransferase family protein — its product is MLEEEYQERRVLPRHLRKTEPPEAPFEYSIREARPEDLPYVREIYNHYVANSTVTFDEDAMTLREWKSKFAYLTKLGMPFIVAESPSGQILGYALVQPWKQKRAYRFTVENSIYLGAASTGKGLGPVLMQELIDRSKAAGLKEIIAVIADKGAEASIRMHENFGFTEIGRMGRVGYKFDRWLGTVLMQKSLK
- a CDS encoding nucleotidyltransferase domain-containing protein, whose amino-acid sequence is MSDQLPPAVAEALTRFLLEQRRVAPGLVSRAIVTGSAVAGDWHAGVSDIDVVFVVTRDPVDDLPALAELHAASEPHIDGVYLTESELSRGPDVVTTAPQVVEGVLVSELPGAQLSWITWRELESGVQGVVDGGDVIWSPTADRHPRAAEGVVAFSRDNLLDYWQRIGDSAERELADRPDDGPIRAETVRWVALGPIRLVATIETGDVLSKTAAAAFAAERWPEHAELLERVVRDRAGERQEFTAADGREALTLLRKCVAVAES
- a CDS encoding uracil-DNA glycosylase; this encodes MAKTLTELAADGSIDPGWARALEPVADRIADMGDFLRGEVNAGRHYLPAGDAVLRAFRAPLADVRVLIVGQDPYPTPGHPIGLSFAVERHVRPLPKSLQNIYRELRDDLGVTPPPHGDLSAWADNGVMLLNRVLTVRPGEPASHRGKGWEPVTEHAIRSLVARGRPFVSILWGRDAATLKPLLDGNPVIESPHPSPLSASRGFFGSRPFSRANALLEQVGEKPVDWTLQP
- a CDS encoding SDR family oxidoreductase is translated as MSRRVVVTGASSGIGAATVRAFRAEGWDVVAVARREDRLRALAEETGAAYVVADLTKQDDVDALRDHLASTGPLHALVNNAGGAHGLDSVEASSVDDWVWMYEINVIGTKRVISALLPLLRQGAAESGHADIAVVTSIAGLTAYVGGGGYNAAKFAEHALTEVLRLELNGEPIRVVEVAPGMVATEEFSLVRFGGDKARRDAVYEDVPEPLSAEDVAETIVHALTLPRHVDLDLIVVKPVAQAAPYRLHKGELTVRG
- a CDS encoding ion channel; the protein is MRIPDDAKRERWERATAWPALVASAAFLVAYSWSVLDEHPPQALRIGLLVVLLAVWAFFVLDYAVRLVLAEHKGDFVRHSLIDLLSVFLPLARPFRLLTGLRHVRALRGNTASHLRRRVVIIAGTAVIMFIYVIALAEFRVERYAPGSNIKSFGDSVWWACVTMATVGYGDYYPVTIPGRILAVILMIGGIAIVGTSSATIVSYLNDRTQHLRHHEQHDRDMRDAREVREAREGQRVHEAPDERTADRGEETGAAG
- a CDS encoding phosphoribosyltransferase; this encodes MASELDDSGADVLEETEREVLGWLEFGEAARHLAGEVVESGYEPDMVVAIARGGLLLAGAISYALGIKACGALNVEFYTGVDTRLPEPVVLPPMLDAAALESKRVLLVDDVSDSGRTLAMVVDLMAASGAEVRTVCLYSKPRTVLEPDFVWRRTDRWITFPWSALPPVTAATH